From the Bacillus tuaregi genome, one window contains:
- a CDS encoding dicarboxylate/amino acid:cation symporter — MKKLLNNLTVRVVIGILLGIAIGFIFPEFGAKLKVLADIFIKLIKMVIAPIIFFTVVIGIGSMGDLKKVGRIGGKALLYFEVISTFALAIGLLVVSLLQPGKGFNISAVAGGDVSQYTSQAAESEHGFMSFIMSIIPENAVAALAGGELLPILFFAILFGISMAAMGEKAAPVVSFFEKISEVFFGIVNIIMKFSPIAAFGAMAYTIGNFGLGSLVSLGKLMGSVYITMFLFVVFILGAVAKFYKFNIFKFIAYIKEEILLVLGTSSSESALPKMMERLEKYGCSKSVVGLVVPTGYSFNLDGTAIYLSMAAIFIAQAYGVDLTIWQEITLLGILMLTSKGAAGVTGSGFITLAATLAAFPMIPVEGIALLLGVDRFMSEARAITNLIGNGVATVVVSKMENEFQVPAEENVTEAERSLSRREEQAVI; from the coding sequence TTGAAAAAGCTGTTGAACAATTTAACAGTTCGGGTAGTGATTGGGATTTTATTAGGGATAGCTATTGGTTTTATTTTCCCTGAGTTTGGAGCCAAGCTGAAAGTGCTTGCTGATATTTTCATTAAATTAATTAAAATGGTGATTGCACCTATTATTTTCTTCACAGTGGTCATTGGAATAGGAAGCATGGGCGATCTTAAAAAAGTAGGAAGAATTGGCGGAAAAGCCCTGCTCTACTTTGAAGTGATTAGTACATTTGCTCTTGCCATTGGGCTTTTAGTTGTTAGTTTGCTTCAACCAGGAAAAGGCTTTAACATCAGTGCAGTAGCGGGCGGCGATGTCTCGCAATACACTTCACAAGCTGCTGAATCTGAACATGGATTTATGTCCTTTATTATGAGCATCATCCCAGAAAATGCAGTTGCAGCCTTAGCCGGTGGCGAACTGCTTCCAATATTATTCTTTGCCATATTATTTGGAATTTCAATGGCTGCGATGGGCGAAAAAGCAGCACCGGTTGTTTCGTTTTTTGAAAAAATCTCTGAAGTCTTCTTCGGTATTGTCAACATCATCATGAAATTTTCTCCAATCGCTGCTTTTGGTGCCATGGCTTACACCATCGGTAACTTTGGTCTTGGGTCACTTGTTTCACTCGGAAAACTGATGGGTTCCGTTTATATTACGATGTTTCTGTTTGTTGTCTTCATTTTAGGTGCAGTAGCTAAGTTTTATAAATTTAATATTTTTAAATTTATTGCCTATATTAAAGAGGAAATTCTACTTGTATTAGGAACCTCATCATCTGAGTCAGCACTTCCAAAGATGATGGAGCGTTTAGAAAAGTACGGTTGTTCAAAATCAGTTGTCGGCCTAGTAGTTCCAACAGGATATTCTTTTAATTTGGACGGGACGGCCATTTATCTGTCAATGGCGGCTATCTTTATCGCACAGGCTTACGGAGTCGACCTTACAATATGGCAGGAAATTACTTTATTAGGAATCCTCATGTTAACCTCAAAGGGTGCTGCAGGGGTAACTGGTTCAGGCTTTATCACACTTGCCGCCACTCTAGCTGCTTTCCCAATGATTCCAGTAGAAGGAATCGCCCTATTGTTAGGTGTTGACCGTTTCATGTCTGAAGCCAGAGCGATCACTAATCTAATTGGTAACGGCGTTGCCACTGTTGTTGTTTCAAAGATGGAAAATGAATTCCAGGTACCTGCAGAGGAAAACGTAACAGAAGCTGAAAGAAGTCTGTCAAGAAGAGAGGAACAGGCAGTTATCTAA
- a CDS encoding alanine/glycine:cation symporter family protein, giving the protein MTEFLTKLSDIVWGPPTLILIVGTGLFLTFRLGFYQFSSLPYALKLAFTKKQDRTSEGDISHFQSLMTALAATIGTGNIAGVATAVVLGGPGAVFWMWVTALVGMATKYSEAILAVKYRVVGKNGQMAGGPMYFIEKGLGWKWLAVLFALFGSIAAFGIGSSVQSNSVAAAVESSFGLNPWITGIILTIFTALVILGGIKSIGKVTSFFVPIMAVLYVAGGLVIILLNVNLLPSALGLIFTDAFTGQAVAGGAIGAVIRWGVARGVFSNEAGMGSAPIAAAAAKTDHPGRQALISMTGTFLDTIVVCSITGITLVMGGLYIGNGDLTGAALTTESFAALLPGGGWIVTIGIIFFAYSTVLGWAYYGEKCFEYLFGDQSITAYRVVYILSVLVGAGMNLGLVWTIADIFNALMAIPNLIGLVALSGVVVAQTKEFRRIRAEEIAQQNESKGASV; this is encoded by the coding sequence ATGACAGAGTTTTTAACCAAGTTGAGTGATATTGTTTGGGGTCCTCCGACGCTTATTCTAATTGTTGGAACAGGGCTGTTTCTTACCTTCCGTCTAGGGTTTTATCAGTTCAGTAGTTTGCCTTATGCACTAAAGCTGGCTTTTACTAAAAAACAAGATCGTACCTCTGAAGGGGATATTTCTCATTTTCAATCCTTGATGACTGCATTGGCTGCTACGATTGGTACCGGAAATATAGCCGGGGTTGCGACCGCTGTAGTTCTTGGAGGACCGGGAGCGGTTTTCTGGATGTGGGTGACAGCACTTGTAGGAATGGCGACCAAATACTCTGAGGCCATTCTTGCAGTGAAATATCGTGTCGTAGGAAAGAATGGTCAAATGGCCGGCGGACCGATGTATTTTATTGAAAAAGGACTGGGTTGGAAGTGGTTGGCCGTACTATTTGCTCTGTTTGGTTCCATTGCTGCCTTTGGAATTGGAAGCTCTGTACAATCAAACTCTGTCGCTGCGGCTGTAGAGTCTAGCTTTGGATTAAATCCTTGGATTACTGGAATTATTTTAACGATATTCACTGCCCTTGTTATACTAGGGGGAATTAAAAGTATTGGTAAAGTAACCTCATTTTTTGTTCCAATCATGGCCGTATTATATGTTGCTGGTGGACTAGTTATCATCTTATTAAATGTCAATTTGTTGCCTTCTGCTTTGGGACTTATTTTTACAGATGCGTTTACAGGACAGGCGGTTGCCGGGGGGGCTATTGGAGCGGTTATTCGCTGGGGGGTAGCACGTGGTGTATTCTCCAATGAAGCAGGTATGGGTTCAGCGCCGATTGCGGCAGCGGCTGCAAAAACGGACCATCCGGGTCGTCAAGCGCTTATCTCGATGACAGGTACATTTCTAGATACGATTGTTGTATGTTCCATTACTGGAATCACCTTGGTTATGGGTGGGTTATATATTGGTAACGGTGATTTAACCGGAGCTGCCTTAACAACAGAGTCTTTTGCTGCCTTGCTTCCTGGCGGAGGTTGGATTGTTACAATTGGTATTATCTTTTTTGCTTATTCTACTGTTTTAGGTTGGGCCTATTATGGTGAGAAATGCTTTGAGTATTTATTTGGTGATCAATCTATTACAGCCTACCGAGTTGTGTATATATTATCAGTTTTAGTCGGTGCAGGCATGAATTTAGGTTTAGTCTGGACAATTGCAGATATCTTTAATGCCTTAATGGCGATTCCAAACTTAATTGGACTCGTTGCATTATCGGGTGTGGTGGTCGCTCAAACGAAGGAATTCAGAAGGATTAGGGCAGAGGAAATTGCTCAGCAAAATGAATCAAAGGGAGCTTCCGTATAA
- a CDS encoding GTP pyrophosphokinase: protein MIPTEEMGLLKKKIFEAENLQSNLTEWKEQLFVYKFALDEINTKLNILNEEYQHIHNHNPIEHMKSRIKSPASIVKKLKRKGLDITIGHALEHIHDIAGVRITCSFISDIYTLFEAISRQDDIEVIRVKDYIKQPKANGYKSLHLIVEIPVFLSNHVKKVKVEIQIRTIAMDFWASLEHKIYYKFDKEIPDELRQELKMAAEAAHDLDEKMKRIRDEVDLIN from the coding sequence ATGATACCAACAGAAGAAATGGGATTACTGAAGAAGAAAATATTTGAAGCTGAGAATCTGCAATCCAATCTGACTGAATGGAAAGAACAGCTTTTTGTTTACAAGTTTGCCCTTGATGAAATCAATACGAAGCTAAATATACTAAATGAAGAATATCAGCATATTCATAACCATAATCCGATTGAGCATATGAAATCTAGAATTAAAAGTCCGGCAAGTATTGTCAAGAAGCTAAAGCGAAAGGGATTGGACATTACAATTGGTCATGCACTTGAGCATATTCATGATATTGCGGGTGTCCGAATTACCTGTTCTTTTATTTCCGATATTTATACTCTATTCGAGGCGATTAGCAGACAGGATGATATCGAAGTCATACGAGTCAAGGATTATATAAAACAGCCAAAAGCCAATGGTTATAAAAGCCTCCATTTAATCGTTGAAATACCTGTCTTTCTATCTAATCATGTGAAAAAGGTGAAAGTAGAAATTCAGATTCGAACCATTGCCATGGATTTTTGGGCTAGTTTAGAACATAAGATTTACTATAAATTTGATAAAGAAATACCTGATGAGCTGCGACAGGAATTAAAAATGGCAGCAGAGGCGGCACATGATTTAGATGAAAAAATGAAAAGAATTCGTGATGAAGTTGATCTTATAAACTAG
- a CDS encoding ABC transporter ATP-binding protein has protein sequence MFKELSKPFQYKKIELNLEKRKKTRKRTASINDWQGTLKKLWDYLIVHKSLLLLVIFMVILSSSLGLFGPFLLGRAIDEYIVSSSLAGLLTVIAFLLFIYAMHSLSLWLQNYWMIGIAQKTVLTMRTELFMHLHKLPISFFDSKKHGELMSRVTNDLENVSSTLNSSFIQILSSILTLTGTILVMLFLSPMLTMVTLIIVPLMYIGMKWITNRTGRLFKEQQRHLGELNGFIEESISGQKIVKAFSQEQRVLEDFAEKSEQLKSTGYWSQAYSGFIPKLMNVLNNLSFAVVAAVGGVLAIRGDVTIGTIVIFTEYARQFTRPLNDLANQFNTLLSAVAGAERVFEILEQEVESVDEGKAVSLTNVQGEIEFCNVTFSYKEGSQTIRNVTFTASKGETIALVGPTGAGKSTIINLLSRFYDAESGNILIDGHEIKSVTRESLRRSMAFVLQDSYLFEGTIRENIRFGRLNATDEEVIEAAQAANAHSFIMKLPNQYDTILKQDGGGISQGQKQLLSIARAVLADPVILILDEATSSIDTVTEWRIQEAMGRLMRGRTSFVVAHRLNTIRRADQILVLSEGEILERGSHEELLERKGFYYRLHGQG, from the coding sequence ATGTTCAAGGAGCTCAGTAAACCATTTCAGTATAAAAAAATAGAATTGAATTTGGAGAAAAGAAAAAAGACAAGAAAAAGAACGGCTTCTATAAATGACTGGCAGGGTACATTGAAGAAGTTATGGGACTATCTTATCGTCCATAAGAGTCTATTACTGCTCGTTATCTTTATGGTCATACTTAGTTCATCTCTTGGCCTCTTCGGTCCTTTTCTATTAGGAAGGGCAATCGACGAATATATTGTTTCAAGCAGTCTGGCTGGACTTCTTACCGTAATAGCCTTTCTCTTGTTTATTTACGCCATGCATTCCCTTTCTCTATGGCTGCAAAATTATTGGATGATTGGGATAGCGCAAAAAACAGTCTTGACTATGAGAACAGAGCTTTTTATGCACTTACATAAGCTGCCGATTTCTTTTTTCGATAGTAAGAAGCATGGAGAATTAATGAGCAGGGTTACCAATGATCTTGAAAATGTTAGTTCTACGTTGAACAGCTCTTTTATCCAAATTCTATCAAGTATCCTAACATTGACAGGTACCATTCTTGTCATGCTTTTTCTAAGTCCAATGTTAACAATGGTGACATTGATTATAGTGCCATTAATGTATATCGGAATGAAGTGGATTACGAACCGTACCGGCAGGCTGTTCAAGGAGCAACAACGACATCTTGGTGAATTAAACGGTTTTATTGAAGAATCGATTTCCGGACAGAAAATTGTCAAAGCCTTCTCACAGGAGCAACGTGTACTGGAGGATTTTGCTGAAAAAAGTGAACAGCTAAAGTCTACAGGCTACTGGTCACAGGCCTATTCAGGATTCATTCCAAAGCTGATGAACGTCTTAAATAATCTTAGCTTTGCAGTGGTTGCAGCAGTCGGGGGAGTTCTGGCGATAAGAGGGGATGTCACGATTGGGACGATAGTGATTTTTACCGAATATGCAAGACAATTCACTAGGCCTCTAAATGACCTGGCCAATCAGTTTAATACCTTATTATCCGCCGTAGCGGGTGCAGAACGTGTGTTTGAAATTCTCGAGCAAGAAGTGGAGTCAGTTGATGAAGGGAAGGCAGTATCCCTTACGAATGTCCAGGGAGAAATTGAATTTTGTAACGTAACTTTTTCCTATAAAGAGGGAAGTCAAACGATTCGAAATGTGACCTTTACGGCTTCAAAGGGTGAAACAATTGCTCTAGTTGGTCCTACCGGAGCGGGAAAATCAACGATAATTAATTTACTCTCGCGTTTTTACGACGCAGAGAGCGGCAATATTTTGATTGATGGTCATGAGATTAAAAGTGTGACAAGGGAAAGTCTGCGAAGATCAATGGCGTTTGTACTTCAGGACTCCTATCTATTTGAAGGGACTATACGGGAAAATATTCGCTTTGGCCGCCTGAATGCAACTGACGAAGAGGTTATTGAAGCAGCACAGGCCGCCAATGCCCACTCCTTTATCATGAAGCTTCCGAACCAATATGATACTATTTTGAAGCAGGATGGAGGAGGAATCAGTCAAGGTCAGAAACAGCTTTTATCGATTGCTAGAGCAGTGCTAGCCGATCCCGTTATATTGATTCTAGATGAAGCGACAAGTAGCATTGATACTGTCACAGAATGGCGGATTCAAGAAGCTATGGGACGCCTCATGAGGGGAAGGACAAGTTTTGTTGTGGCTCATCGACTTAATACCATCAGAAGGGCTGATCAAATCCTTGTTTTATCAGAAGGAGAAATCTTGGAGCGTGGCTCACATGAGGAACTACTGGAAAGAAAAGGATTTTACTATAGACTGCATGGTCAAGGTTAA
- a CDS encoding ABC transporter ATP-binding protein yields the protein MASVLSFLKPYRIPAAAALFLMLIELTVELLQPFLMAKVIDEGILKGELSVVLVWGGIMIGISLLSFTAGVTNSFFASHVSQSYGYDIRSELYEKIQRFSFSNLNQFATSSLITRLTNDVTQLQHTVFMGLRIMMRAPLLIMGAMIMAFVVNARLALILILTVPFVFLFLVFILHKGRKQFAEVQKKLDKVNGVMRENLTAMRLIKAFIRHKHESKRFNQQSSQLMEKTSKALRFMETIMPVLLFVMNVSILGLLWFGRAEINQGGAKIGEVVAVINYALRITSSLSVLSFIITAFSRFRASADRVSEVLNERHDQNDESRIEGLDLLKGKIEFRSVSFRYDKAVPVIENLSFVVKPKQTVAVLGATGSGKTSLFQLIPRLYDADEGEVLIDDRNISEYSMKQLRMQIGYVPQESLLFTGTIKENLLWGKKDASMEEMVLAAKNAQIHETISQLPDKYETMLGQKGVNLSGGQKQRLSIARALIRKPRILLLDDSTSALDLQTERKLLEAIESYDCTTLIVTQKISTALNADMVLLLEDGRLLAKGSHESLLASSPLYQNIYQTQLEEGRLKDVQGAQ from the coding sequence ATGGCAAGTGTTTTATCATTTTTAAAGCCCTATCGTATTCCGGCAGCTGCCGCTTTATTTTTAATGCTGATTGAACTGACTGTAGAGCTGCTACAGCCCTTTTTAATGGCAAAGGTTATAGATGAAGGAATATTAAAGGGGGAGCTTTCTGTTGTATTAGTTTGGGGAGGTATCATGATTGGGATTTCGCTTCTTTCCTTTACAGCAGGGGTTACAAACTCCTTTTTTGCGTCTCATGTCAGCCAAAGCTATGGATATGATATTCGTAGCGAATTGTACGAAAAGATTCAGCGGTTTTCATTTTCTAATTTGAATCAATTCGCGACCTCTTCTCTTATAACTCGATTAACAAATGATGTGACACAGCTTCAGCATACCGTTTTTATGGGGCTACGAATCATGATGAGGGCACCATTACTGATAATGGGAGCGATGATTATGGCGTTTGTTGTCAATGCAAGGCTAGCTCTCATTCTCATTCTAACTGTTCCATTTGTGTTTTTGTTTCTTGTCTTTATATTACATAAAGGAAGAAAACAGTTTGCTGAAGTTCAGAAGAAGCTTGATAAAGTAAATGGGGTAATGCGAGAGAATTTAACAGCAATGAGATTAATTAAAGCATTTATTCGCCATAAACATGAATCCAAACGTTTTAATCAGCAAAGCTCACAATTGATGGAGAAAACATCCAAGGCTTTAAGATTTATGGAAACAATTATGCCTGTTCTTTTATTTGTCATGAACGTTAGTATTTTGGGGCTGTTATGGTTTGGCAGGGCTGAAATAAACCAAGGCGGAGCCAAAATCGGAGAGGTTGTAGCTGTTATCAATTATGCCTTAAGGATTACCTCATCGTTATCGGTTCTATCCTTTATCATAACTGCTTTTTCTCGTTTTAGGGCATCGGCAGACAGGGTTTCAGAGGTATTAAATGAACGACATGATCAAAACGATGAAAGCCGGATAGAAGGGCTTGACCTACTGAAAGGAAAAATTGAATTTCGCTCTGTTTCATTTCGTTACGATAAAGCTGTACCGGTCATTGAAAATCTCTCCTTTGTGGTAAAGCCAAAGCAAACCGTTGCAGTTTTGGGAGCGACAGGCTCTGGAAAAACCTCATTATTCCAGCTGATTCCGAGGCTATATGATGCTGATGAAGGGGAGGTGCTAATTGATGACAGAAATATATCTGAATATAGCATGAAGCAGCTCCGGATGCAGATTGGCTATGTCCCTCAGGAATCTCTGCTTTTTACGGGAACGATTAAGGAAAATTTATTATGGGGAAAAAAAGATGCTAGCATGGAAGAAATGGTATTAGCTGCGAAAAATGCCCAAATTCATGAGACCATAAGTCAACTGCCTGACAAGTATGAGACAATGCTTGGACAAAAAGGTGTCAATCTATCCGGAGGTCAAAAGCAGCGTCTTTCCATTGCCAGAGCTCTTATCAGAAAACCGAGAATATTATTGCTTGATGATAGTACAAGTGCATTAGACCTTCAAACGGAAAGGAAGCTGTTAGAGGCTATTGAATCATATGATTGTACGACTTTAATTGTTACGCAAAAAATTAGTACAGCTCTTAATGCTGATATGGTATTACTGCTTGAGGATGGCAGGCTGCTTGCAAAGGGAAGCCATGAATCCTTATTAGCATCATCTCCTCTATATCAAAATATTTATCAAACACAATTAGAGGAAGGGAGGTTAAAGGATGTTCAAGGAGCTCAGTAA
- a CDS encoding MFS transporter, with protein sequence MLEEKQAIRNLRIMWFANFFVGASMTMVLPFLSLLIETFGDHSSTYVQHWAGWTFAVTFVTAFIFAPIWGRIGDQYGRKKILIFSGLGLAASLFLMGFVSSVWELFILRFFTGIFTGFIPMSQAYISTQTPKEKAGKVLGTLQTGNITGSLMGPLLGGVLADSIGFAATFQTTSFSIIISVILVLTTKEFKLKAKSDEKKSYSSKEVLSHIIHNPVMITVLLLSTLIQVANFSIQPILSLFVNELHGAANLAFFSGLAFSLTGLGNLLMARKWGSIGDQFGHLKLLVILLFVTGLIYLPGAFITEYWQLLIIRFVLGAAMGGLIPLRVAYIRREAPIAMQGEVLGYNTSLQFLGNMIGPAIGGIISGYFGFSSVFITTSVLLIICGFILLTSIRRQMKAMNPSVRVS encoded by the coding sequence ATGCTAGAGGAAAAGCAAGCTATCCGTAATCTGAGGATTATGTGGTTTGCAAACTTTTTTGTTGGTGCAAGTATGACGATGGTACTCCCTTTTCTTTCATTATTAATTGAAACCTTTGGAGATCACTCTTCAACCTATGTACAGCATTGGGCAGGATGGACATTTGCTGTTACATTTGTCACGGCATTTATCTTTGCACCCATTTGGGGAAGAATTGGGGATCAATACGGTCGCAAGAAAATCCTTATTTTCTCTGGCTTGGGACTAGCAGCCTCCCTTTTTCTAATGGGTTTCGTTTCATCCGTTTGGGAATTATTTATCCTGAGATTTTTTACCGGTATTTTCACCGGTTTTATCCCCATGTCACAGGCTTATATTTCAACACAAACACCTAAAGAAAAAGCTGGGAAGGTGCTTGGTACCTTACAAACTGGTAACATTACAGGGAGCTTAATGGGACCACTACTGGGGGGAGTGCTTGCAGATTCTATCGGCTTTGCAGCAACCTTTCAAACAACCTCCTTCAGTATTATTATTTCTGTCATTCTGGTATTGACAACAAAGGAATTTAAATTAAAAGCAAAGTCCGATGAAAAGAAGAGTTATTCAAGCAAGGAAGTCTTAAGCCATATTATTCATAATCCAGTTATGATTACCGTTTTGCTTTTATCCACTCTAATTCAGGTCGCAAATTTTAGTATTCAGCCGATTCTCTCCTTATTTGTCAATGAATTACATGGTGCCGCTAACTTAGCCTTTTTCTCTGGTTTGGCTTTTTCCTTAACCGGACTAGGAAATTTATTGATGGCACGAAAATGGGGAAGTATTGGCGACCAATTTGGACATCTCAAACTGTTGGTTATTCTTTTATTTGTGACTGGTCTCATTTATTTGCCTGGAGCCTTTATTACTGAATATTGGCAGCTTCTGATTATTCGTTTTGTGCTTGGAGCTGCAATGGGCGGTCTGATTCCATTAAGGGTTGCCTATATTCGCCGAGAAGCCCCCATTGCTATGCAGGGTGAAGTACTTGGTTATAATACAAGTTTGCAATTCCTTGGGAATATGATTGGACCTGCTATAGGTGGAATTATTTCAGGCTATTTTGGATTTTCGTCCGTCTTTATCACGACAAGTGTACTATTGATAATATGTGGATTCATTTTATTAACCTCTATCCGCAGACAAATGAAGGCCATGAACCCATCGGTTAGAGTAAGCTAA
- the adhE gene encoding bifunctional acetaldehyde-CoA/alcohol dehydrogenase, with protein MAIKEKELTKEKAVNKMIDTLVSNAQEALKQFKGFNQEQIDTIVHEMALAGIDAHMPLAKLAVEETKRGVYEDKIIKNIFGTEYIWNTIKHYKTVGVINEDDQAGVVEIAEPVGVICAMTPVTNPTSTTMFKALISIKARNPIIFAFHPSAQKCSSESARILRDAAVKAGAPENCIQWIESPSLDATTQLMHHPGVALILATGGGGMVKSAYSSGKPALGVGPGNVPAYIEKTANIKRAVNDVVLSKTFDNGMICASEQGIIVDKEIYDQVKQELLIHNCHFLTADEKAKVEKLVINENTCAVNPFIVGQSAVDIAKMAGVKVADNTRALIAELTGVGPDHPLSREKLSPVLACIKANSTEEGLTRAEEMLNFGGLGHTAVIHSNNQDVINEFGKRMKAGRLVVNQPSSQGAIGDLYNALVPSLTLGCGSFGGNSVSANVTTTHLINVKRMARRNKNMQWFKVPPKIYFYKNSIQYLAVMEGIQKVAIITDPAMVQFGYVDKVIHYLEQHPNNVHYRIFSEVEPDPSIETVMKGTEMMRNFEPDVIIALGGGSAMDAAKGMWLFYEHPETDFFGLKQKFLDIRKRIVKYPHLGKKAKMVAIPTTSGTGSEMTSFAVISDKANNMKYPLADYELTPDVAIIDPQFVMTLPKGVTADTGMDVLTHAIEAYVSVMSNDFTDGLAMKAIQLVFEYLPKAYANPSDEESREKMHNASAIAGMAFTNAFLGINHSLAHKLGAEFHVPHGRANAILMPHVIRYNATRPTKLAAFPKYEHFIADQRYAEIARFLGLPARTTEEGVESLVQAIINLAKSMNVPMSIESQGIDKKEFESKLDLLSDRAFEDQCTTANPKLPLVTELAEIYRKAYKGV; from the coding sequence ATGGCTATCAAAGAAAAAGAGTTAACAAAAGAAAAAGCAGTTAACAAAATGATTGACACATTAGTATCAAACGCCCAAGAAGCTTTAAAACAGTTTAAAGGTTTCAACCAAGAGCAAATTGACACCATCGTGCACGAAATGGCACTTGCAGGTATTGATGCCCACATGCCATTAGCTAAGCTTGCAGTTGAGGAAACAAAACGTGGTGTGTATGAAGATAAGATTATTAAAAATATTTTTGGTACTGAGTACATATGGAATACAATTAAGCATTATAAAACAGTGGGAGTAATCAACGAGGACGATCAAGCAGGTGTTGTAGAAATTGCAGAGCCTGTTGGTGTTATTTGTGCCATGACTCCTGTTACAAATCCAACTTCTACAACCATGTTTAAAGCATTAATCTCAATTAAAGCACGTAACCCGATTATTTTCGCGTTCCATCCATCTGCACAAAAGTGCTCTAGTGAGTCTGCTCGAATTTTAAGAGATGCAGCAGTTAAAGCAGGAGCACCTGAAAACTGTATCCAATGGATTGAAAGCCCATCTTTAGATGCAACAACTCAGTTAATGCATCATCCAGGGGTTGCTTTAATTCTTGCAACAGGCGGAGGCGGAATGGTTAAATCCGCTTATAGCTCTGGCAAGCCTGCACTTGGCGTAGGCCCCGGAAACGTTCCTGCTTACATTGAGAAAACAGCTAATATTAAACGTGCTGTCAATGACGTCGTTCTATCGAAAACTTTTGACAACGGAATGATCTGCGCGTCAGAGCAAGGCATCATTGTTGATAAAGAAATATATGATCAGGTAAAACAAGAATTACTTATTCATAACTGTCATTTCTTAACGGCTGACGAAAAAGCAAAGGTTGAGAAATTAGTTATTAATGAAAATACATGTGCTGTAAATCCATTTATTGTAGGACAATCTGCTGTTGATATCGCTAAAATGGCTGGAGTGAAGGTTGCAGACAACACTAGAGCCTTAATTGCAGAATTAACAGGTGTTGGACCAGACCACCCGCTTTCACGTGAAAAATTAAGCCCTGTCTTAGCTTGTATTAAAGCAAACTCAACTGAAGAAGGTTTAACACGTGCAGAGGAAATGCTTAATTTCGGCGGACTTGGACACACAGCCGTTATTCACTCTAATAATCAAGATGTGATTAATGAATTTGGAAAAAGAATGAAGGCCGGACGTCTGGTGGTTAACCAACCATCTTCACAGGGGGCAATCGGTGACCTTTATAATGCATTAGTACCTTCATTAACCCTTGGATGTGGATCCTTTGGAGGTAACTCTGTTTCAGCTAACGTAACGACTACACATTTAATTAACGTCAAGCGCATGGCAAGGAGAAACAAGAATATGCAATGGTTTAAGGTTCCACCAAAGATTTATTTCTATAAAAACTCCATCCAATATTTAGCCGTTATGGAAGGCATTCAAAAGGTTGCCATCATCACTGACCCTGCCATGGTTCAGTTTGGTTATGTAGATAAGGTCATTCATTATTTAGAGCAGCATCCAAATAATGTTCACTATCGAATCTTCTCTGAGGTTGAGCCAGATCCTTCGATTGAGACCGTCATGAAGGGTACAGAAATGATGAGAAACTTTGAGCCGGATGTTATCATCGCATTAGGCGGAGGCTCTGCAATGGACGCTGCTAAAGGCATGTGGCTGTTCTATGAGCACCCTGAAACAGACTTCTTTGGCTTAAAGCAAAAATTCTTGGATATCAGAAAACGTATTGTTAAGTACCCACACCTTGGTAAAAAGGCTAAAATGGTTGCGATTCCAACTACTTCCGGCACTGGTTCAGAAATGACATCTTTTGCGGTTATTTCTGATAAAGCTAATAATATGAAATACCCATTAGCAGACTATGAGTTAACACCAGATGTAGCTATCATTGATCCACAATTCGTTATGACATTGCCAAAAGGCGTGACAGCAGATACTGGAATGGACGTACTAACACATGCGATTGAAGCATATGTATCCGTTATGTCCAATGATTTCACAGATGGTCTTGCTATGAAAGCGATTCAGTTAGTATTTGAATATCTGCCAAAAGCCTATGCAAATCCAAGTGACGAAGAATCACGTGAAAAAATGCATAACGCATCTGCGATTGCAGGTATGGCATTCACGAACGCATTCCTTGGCATTAACCACTCATTAGCGCATAAGCTTGGAGCTGAGTTCCATGTTCCTCACGGACGCGCAAATGCCATTTTAATGCCTCATGTTATCCGTTACAATGCAACAAGACCAACTAAGCTGGCTGCATTCCCTAAATACGAGCACTTTATCGCTGACCAGCGCTATGCTGAAATTGCAAGATTCCTAGGTCTTCCTGCTCGCACAACAGAAGAAGGTGTAGAAAGTCTTGTACAAGCAATCATTAACCTAGCTAAGAGCATGAATGTTCCTATGAGCATTGAATCACAGGGCATTGACAAGAAGGAATTCGAGAGTAAGCTTGATCTATTATCAGACCGCGCCTTCGAAGACCAATGTACAACAGCTAACCCTAAGCTTCCGCTTGTAACTGAGCTGGCTGAAATTTATCGTAAAGCCTATAAGGGCGTGTAA